The following DNA comes from Terriglobia bacterium.
GACTGCGGCGCTGACGGCATAGAGCACGTCCCAGCCTTCGTTGCCATCCTGATCGCCGAAGACGGCGTCGGCAAATTTCTGCCCGTAGCCGGTCGAGCCGCGGTAATTGACCTGAAGCGTGGCCCAACCCAGCCCGGCGTAGACCTGGGCGAGGAAATCGAACCCCGGGCCATTCTGTCCGTGCGGGCCGCCGTGGATGTCAACGATAAGCGGATGCTTGCCGCCGGGCGCCAAGCCGAGCGGCTCAGTGAGGAACGCCTCAATCTGGAATTTGTTGTCGTTGCTCCAGAAGGTGAAGGGAACCACGGTGGCAATTGTTTTGCCGCGGAGAACGTCGTCGTTCAAATGTGTGAGTTGATTGGTCTGGCCGCCTTCGATCAGGTAAAGTTCGGCCATGTCGCCAAGGCCCGTGTAGCTGCAAGCGATCCGCCCATCTTTGGCGATGGAGAATGAGCCAACGCCGCCGGGCAGGTCTTCGATCCGCCGGGGAGCGCCTCCGGAAACCGGCAGACTGTAGAGATGAACGCTGCCTCGCTCCTGCACAGTGAAATAGAGGGCGCTGCCATCAGCCGCCCAGACAGGATCGCCCTGGCGGTTGTCGATGGCGGCGCCAATCTCGCGGCGGTTGGCGCCATCGGCATTCATCACCCAGACATGGGCATCTTCCATCGTGGTTTCGCGGTCGGTAAGCCCGCGCTGGGTACCCAGGTAGGCGATCGATTTCCCGTCGGGGGACCATACAGGAACATATTCGGTGGCTTCGCTCGAGATCAGCGGCCGGATCGAGCCGTCGGCAACGTGCAGCTCGAACAGATTGTAATGGAAAAATTCGTCCGAGTTCGCTTCGTGATCGGAGAGGAAGAGAATTTCCCCGCCGTTGGGCGACCAGTCGATCGAATGCTCGTAATTGTCCCCGGAGGTAAGCTGCTGGACCTTCTTCGTGTCCACATCAACGACAAAAATATGGAGACGGCGATTGTCGTTATAGGGATTGATGCCTTCCTCGGCGGTGGGCCGCCAGAGATAGCGCGTGAAGACCATCGGATCACCGGTCGCCGCTGCAACCTCCGGGCCGGGCGTTGCCGAAATGAAGGCGATGCGCTTCGAGTCGGGCGACCAGGTGATACTGTGGCCTTGATGCGGCAGCGGAGCGTTTGTATTGACAACCTCAGCGAGGCCGAGGGAACCGCCGCCGTCAGCCGCGGCGATTTTCAGCTCGCGATGAGCGTCCTGCATCCCGTAATAAGCGATCCACCGGCCATTGGGCGACCAGACCGGGCTGCTGGTCGGTTCCCGTTCGCCGCCCAAGCGGTGGGTTTGGCGGGTTGAGATGTCCATCACCCAGATTTGGGAGGAGGGACGCCCGGGGCGGTCGTTGTAAGTGATCGAGTAGGCGAGGCGGCGCCCATCAGGCGAAAACGCGACCGTCCCAACCGATTGAAAACGCGAAAGGTCACTGGGTTGAAAGCCGGTCGCTTTGATTGGATTTTGCGCAGAAACCGGTCCTGCACAGAGCATTGCCGTGGATAACAGCATGAGAAATGTTGCCACAGAAATCCGCTTCTTCCCCATCGCGTTCACCTCCGAAGGATGCGTCTCGCTCCACGTCAAGAAGTGCAGATGGTTCTCGCAGTAATCGTGTTTCTGCCGAGGCGCGGCGCCATTCTACATTATTCCCATGTGTCGCATACATTCCAAAATTCCGAACGCAGGCGAGCGCGGGAAGCTGCTCTAGCTGTGGCACAGGCGCTCTCGCCTGTGTTTTAATCCCGTTCTCACAGCCAGGAGTGGCTGTGCTACTCGCGCTTGCTTCGACGGGGAACGAGGTATATCCTCTAGCGTTTCGCGGCAGGCGGGGCGCCGCATAGCTTCCAAGGTTAACACTATGAAAATGTCGAGATCAGTTATTCGCAGTGCTCGAATTGCAGCCAGCGTGTTTCTGACGGCGTGTTGCATCTGGGTTACCGCGCGCAGCGTGAGTTCAGCCGCGGATGCGCAGCCGAAATCCGAAAAGCGCATTGACGCCCCCTTCACCATGGACGTGAAGACGCCGCATGTTGCCTGGGCGCAGCCGTGGGCCGGAAACCCGGTCCACGCCCTGGTGGTGCCCAGCGTCAGCGAAGGACGAACGCTGGCGGAGCTGGCGGAACGCTTTCCCATTACCTATGACACGGTAATGATTGACACCGCCTGGGACGTGAATACCTGGACAGTGGGCACAGGCAAGAATTACGAAGCGCGGAATTACAAGCTGACCTATCAATATCTTTCCGAAGACCTTGCCAGCAGCGCGCATTACGACGTGATTGTCTTGCCCAGCCTGTTCGGATGGAACCGGCTGCCGCAGGAGGCTCGCGACGCGATTCTGAAGCGCGTTCAGGAAGGCGCGGGACTGGTCCTGATCCACCCCACCACCGGAGTTCCCGCGCCCGGCGAGCCGCCGGTAGAGCAAGCGATGAACATCCATGCGCCGGAGGTTGCGGTGGCGCCCGGCGGAAAGCTTTGGGAGGTGTCGCCGCTGATCGATTGCCTGTCCGATCAATTGGACAGCAGCGGACACTTGCACGTTCTTCCCAATGCCGTCAACGGCGGGGCATGGAAGGCGGTGGCGGAGAGTTTTATCACGGATAACGTCCCGTTCGATTCGTTTCCCGCCGAATACCTGAAGCATTACAAGTATCGCCTGGGACCGGAGGCGAAGCTGCTGGTGGAAGGGCCCGAGGGCGAGCCCATCGTAGCCACCAAAATGTTCGGGAAGGGCAGGGTGGTGGCGCTCGGCTATGTGAACCACGGCCTCTCGCCGGACATCGACTGGAATTTTCTCGGCAAGCAGGACGACCACTGGTGGGAGTATTTTTATTCGCTGCTCGGCCGGTCGATCATGTGGGCAGGCGGCGAGGACCCGCAGGTCCGCCTGCTTCCGCTGCGCGTGGAGAGCCGCGCTGCCGGCGCAAAGACTCTTACCGTTGCTCTCGAGAACCGCGCGCCCATCAGGAGGGGCGAGCTTTCGGTGAAGCTTGTCAACCAGTGGGGCGCGGAGCAGGGAAGCGTCACAAAACCTGTGCGGCTGAAGCGCGGCAGCAACAGAATCGTGCTGGACCTGCCCGGCGCGGCCTCTGCCGGGCGTAATGACGTTGACGTTATTTTATCCTCGGACGGCAAGCGCTACGCCTGGGGGTCGGTGTCTTTTGCGGTCCGGCAGCCGGTCAGGATCGTTTCCATCATCACGGACAAAAAGTTCTACGGGCTCGGCGACCGGATGCAGGTGACGGTGAGGATAGATCGCAGCGGAGCCGCCACCACGGGCGGGGCGCCCGTGCCACGCAAAGAGAACTTGAGCGGGCCGGCAAAAGTTCGCGTGGACCTGCTTGACAATCGCCAGCGCCTCGTTGGCACGGTGACGGAAGCGGCCCCTGCGGCCCGCGAGGGCGTTATCCACGCTGCGCTTCCGGTGGGAAATTACACCACCAACATCGGCTGGGTGCGCGCGGCGCTGCTGGGCGGCGACGCGGCGGGCGAGAACATCATCGATCAATCGCAGACGCGGGTTGAATTCGTCAGCCTCGACCGGAAGTTCGGAGCTTATGAGCTGATTCTGCCCTGGTACGGTCCGCCGTCCTACGAACCTTGGGAGCCCACGCTCGAAGAGCAATTCCGAAAGATCGGCGTGACGGTGGTGGGGCGTCCGCAGAACAACTTCAAGCTGATCGCGGAGGTCAACTCGCCCGGCTTTGGCGTTTACTGGTACCGGCGCAAGCCTTACCTGGAGCAGAAGGCCCAGTATCTCAAGACCCACGACACCAAATATCTCATTCGTGAGCCGGACCTTTCGAGCCCCGAATGGCTCGACAAACTGCGGGCCGCCATCGTTGATTCGATGAAAGAGGACGAGCCCTACGCGCCGCTTGCTTATTATCTCGCGGATGAATCTTCGCTGACCTCCTATGGCGATCCGCTGGATTTTTCGTGGTCCAAGCCGACCCTGGCGGCCCTCAGGGTCTGGCTTCGCGGCCAGTATTCAAGCCTGGAGGCGCTGAACACGGAGTGGGAGACGGACTACAAGGCCTGGGACGACGTCATGCCGCTCACCACCCGCGAGGCGCAGGCCAAAGGAAATTATGCCGGCTGGATGGACCATCGCACCTTCATGGAACAGGCGTTCGCGCGCGCCCTCGAGGTGGCGGCGGAAACGGTGAAGGCTCAGGACCCTGGCGGCCTGCCCAGCATCTCCGGCACGCAGGCGCCTGGGCCGTCGAATGCGGTCAACTGGTACCTGCTGGACCACGTGGTCGGGTATCTGCAGCCTTATTCGGAGGACGATCAGGATGACCTGCACCGCTCGATCCACGCAGGCCAGATTCTGACGGGCTTCACCGGCTATGAGCGATTCGGCGCGGAATTGCGCCACGAGCTCTGGCACCGGCTGCTGGCAGGACAGACGGGAGCGTCGCTCTTCTGGCACTACACGGCGCTGAATGCCGACCTGACGCTCACCCAGCAGGGGCGCGATCTCGCTGCGCTGACCAACGAATTCCGCAATGAGGGCTTGGCGCTGCTGCTGCGCGGCGCCGAGCGTGAGAATTGCGGCATTGCCGTCCACTACTCGCTGCTGAGTGTTCGCGGCCACTGGATTACCGACGGCCATATTGCTCCGGACGAGGTGAGCGATGGTGACAAAACTTCCGCGAACCTCAAGCGGTTCCATCAGGACCGCACCAACTGGCTCGAGGCGCTGCGCGATGCCGGATACTCATATGATTTTGTGACCACCGAGCAGATCGACAAGGGCAGCCTGGCAAGCTACAAGGTGCTGGTGCTGCCGGATTCCATCGCGCTCTCGAAAGCGGAGGTGACCGCCATCCGCGAATTCGTGCGGCGTGGCGGCCTGCTGATCGCCGATGCGCAGACTGGCCTGATGGACGGCCATGCGCGCTGGGCAACCGGCGGGCTGCTCGATGATGTGCTGGGCGTCGAGCACACGAACGCGCGCGCGGAAGCGAAGGACGCCGGACCGCTTACGCTGCATGCGTCGTGGGATGGGCAGGGAATGCCGGCGATGGTTACTCCCGCCGAGGCGGAGCTGAAAGTTACTTCCGGCAAGGCCGGCTTCAGCGAAGGGGGCACGCCCTTCCTGATTGAGAATTCTTTCGGCGCGGGACGGGCGGTAACGCTGAATTTCTGGATGAGCAATTATCACAAGCTGCGGGATGCCGGGAAGAATGGCCCCATGCTGAAGCTGCTGGAGCATTACCTGCGTGAGGACGGAGCGCAGCCCGTCGCAGACATCAGCAATGCTAATGGGCAGCGGATTGGCTGCTCGGAAATTGTGGGGTACAGGAAAGGCGAAGTCCGCTACCTGGCGGTGCTTCCGGGCGTTGGCTGCCGGGACGCGGGGCCGGTGACCCTGCGCCTTCCGTCCCAGCGATATGTCTACAATTTGAGAGAGCATCGCCTGCTGGGTAAGGTTTCAGATGTGCAAGAGACGCTCACAGAGGGCGAGCCGCTGTTCCTGGCGCTCTCTCTGGAACCCCTTGGCAGCCTGAGAGTTACCGCACTGGGCGCGGGCGCCGGCGGGAGCCTGAGGGTAAAGGAGGGAGGCGCGGCCGCTTTCCGCATTCAACTCTCGATGCCTGGCGGGCAGAGCGATTTTCCGGAGGCCGTCCATGTGGATGTTCGCAACCCGGATGGGAAAGTCCTTTCATATTACGGCAGAAACCTTTCTCTTGAGGATGGCGAGGCACGGTTCAGCGTGGCGCTGGCGCTCGATGACCGGCCTGGAGAATGGCAGGTGACGGTGCGCGGACCGTATGCCCACCAGACCTCTTCCGCCAGTTTTCAGGTGGTAAACTAGGCTAGAGCAGGAGCCATGCAGCGCCGGTCACGCTGGGGCGAGCTCGGCACATGCCGGCCTGAAGACCGGTGCTACAGGGGGCAAAATCTTTCGAATTCTCTCGGTTGCTTTCCAAATTTCAAAATAGTATTGACATTTTAATTCCGTTGTAGGATATTTTGGGTGGGATAAGTCACTGATATTACGTCGGGCGCTGGGTAGCGCGCGATTGCTCATGCCAGACTTAATGATCTTCGCATCCTGCGGTGCGCTGGTGCGAAAACTTTGACGGGACACAAGTCAGGCTTCCGAAGGCACTTGCTAGCAAAGCGAGCTTGTTTCCTCTTGCGTAGGGTGGGTCGAAATCCAAGTGAGGCGAGTTCTGCGAACCACAGAGGGAACTCTGTGCGTTAAGGAGGAATTCCATGCGTTCGCTACTGAAAGTATTGTGCTTGGTTCTGGTGCTTGCCTTCGGAGCAATGCAGCAAAAAGCATGGGCGCAGGGCGCTGTGGGCACGCTCAACGGTACCGTCATGGATCCATCGGGCGCGGTTGTGCCTGGCGCCACGGTCATTGCGACCAATACCGCCACTGGCGTGGCATCAAAAACCACCACCACCTCAGCGGGCGCTTACACCTTGCCCTACCTTCCCTACGGGACCTACTCGATTCGGGCGTCCGCCCCGGGCTTTCAAACCGCCGAAAACTCGAACATCATCCTGCGCGTTGCACAGGTCCTCACGGTGAACATGAGGCTTAGTGTGGGCCAAGTCACGCAGCAGGTGGAGGTCAGTTCCACGCCCGAACTCCTCGAAACGGGCTCGGCCGAAATTGGCCGCTACATTACGGCCCAGGAGTACAAGGCCTGGCCCATCATGGTTGATGACGGCCAGCGGCAGATTCAGGAATTCATCTTCGACAGTCTGCCCGGCACGCAAGGGAGCACCTTTGCGGGAACGATTAACGGCGGACAGGCATACTCTCACGAGATTTTGATTGACGGCATTCCGGTCGGCCGCTCCGATCTCTCCGGGGGCAACAACAACGAATTCAGCCCCTCCGCGGAAGCCATCGGCGAGTTCAAGCTGCAGGAAGGCGCCATGAGCGCCCAATATAACGGCGGACAGACTGCCGTGGCAAATTTCACCATCAAGTCCGGAACCAACGCCCTGCACGGATCTGCTTTCTATTACAACCAGAACGAAGCGCTGGGTGCGCTCGATCTCCAGACCAAGACGGCGGGTGGGAAGAAAAGCAAGAATCGCCTGAACAATTATGGTTATTCCTTGGGCGGGCCCGTGGTCATTCCCAAGATTTACAATGGCCACGACAAGACCTTCTTCTTTACGAATTTTGAACATGACTCAGTTAACAGTCTGGGAGCGCGGGGTTTCGGGACCCTGGCCGCGACGGAATATAGAGCAGGCGATTTTTCAGGCCTCCTGGATCCGAACTGGACGGGCCAGTCCAAGCCGTGCGCGACATCGGGCCAGCAAGTTTGTACCATTGATCCTGTCACTGGCGCCAAAACCTATGCCTTTGATGCATTGGGGCGGCCCATCATCTTTGGACAGATCTACGATCCCAGAACCACCAGGACGGTGAACGGCCAGGCAGTCCGCGATCCCTTCCCGGGCAACATTATCGATCCTTCAGCGTTTGACCCGGCGGCCGCGAACATTGTCAACAAGGTCGGCATCGTCAACCCGCAGTATGACAAAATGATTAACAACATCACCAGGATTGGCGGATCTCCGTTTTTCGATGAGCACATCATCGGCATCAAAATTGATCACACCATCAATGAGAAGAACCGCCTTTCCGGCTACTGGAACCGCAGCTACCGGAACCGGCAAAACAATGGCGGCACGCCGTTTCTGCCTTTTCCCGGTCCGCTCACCCAAAGTTGGCAGCAGCAAACCACGCCGGGATACATGGGCAGATTTTCATGGACTACCACTATTACGCCTTCCCTCCTGAACCGGGCCGCGCTGGGCTACAATGGGTTCACGAACAACAATGGCGCGCTCCCATCCACCGTGAATAATGGCTGCGCAGCGACGGAGGGACTCCAAAACCTGCCCGACACCATGTGCCCCGTCTTCAGATTTTCTGGCGCAGAATACCAGGGTGGGACAATTGCCCGTATGGGTGTTGGTTTCGTGGATTTCAGCGAAAACGGCAGCGAGGTCTTGGCGGACGATGCCACCTGGATCAAAGGCGCCCACACCTTCAAATTCGGGTACCAGTACTCCCGCTATTTTTATAACGACAACTCGCTCTCCGATGCCGGCAGCTTTACTTTCACCCCGCGAGCCACTGACGCACCGGGCTTCGACGCTTCCACCGGGCATGCATTTGCGAGCTTCTTGCTCGGTGGGGCCAATAACGCCAGCCACGGAATCTCCGGTATCAGTTCGGCGTTCCGTCAGCCTTACCATGAGCTCTATTTTTCCGATGACTGGAGAGCGACCCCGAGGCTGTCGCTCAATTTCGGCCTGAGGTGGGGAATTATTCCGTCGTTCTTCGAACGCACCGGCCGTATGTCCGAGGTTGATTTGACAGCCCCCAACCCGGGAGCGGACAACCGCAAGGGCGCGCTGGTGTTTGAAAGCCGAGTCAACGACACCTACTATGGATTGATCGGTCCGCGCTTCGGTCTTGCATACCAACTCAGCAACAAGATCGTAATTCGTACCGGTTACGCCATAACCAACACGCCGCCCATTGCCAACGGCTGGGGCTATTCGGGTTTCCTGAACGGATTCAATGGCACAAACAACGTGGTGGGGGGCACAAGCCCAACGGGATTCGTGGATGATCCCGCAATTTACCTGGGCAATCCGTACCCCAGTTTTACGGGCACGCTTCCCAACACGGACCCGACCCAGTTGAACTACCAAAGCAATGTAATAACCACCGCAAAAGACGCTAACCGCCCGACCTACGTGCAGAACTGGGAGTTCACGGTGCAATACCTGTTGCCCAAGGAGACGGTGCTGGAAGTGGCCTATGTCGGCAACAAAGGAACTCGGGACTGGGGGGGCCAGTCCTTTGAATCTTATACCGGACTTGGTTGGAGCGAATACGACGGCCTGCCCTCGAGCCTGCTTTCCATGGGGGATATCCTCACTGAACAGGTCGGCGCGCACCCGCAGTTCCTGCCGTATGCCAGCTTCCCCACCAACCTGACTGTGGCCCAGGCAATGAGACCCTATCCCCAGTACTTTGGGGTGGACGAGAATTTCCCCTACAATACCAACTCCAATTACCACTCCTTGCAAATAACAGCGACGAAACACCTGACCAAGGGGTTGGGCTTCCTGGCCGCTTACACCTGGTCCAAGGCGATTGGCTATGTGGATGCCAACGGCCCTGGGGCCTACTACGCGACCATGCAGGACTATAAAAACCGCTCGTTGGAGAGGTCTGTTACTGCGTTCAACATTCCCTCGGATTTCAAGTTGACCTGGGTGTACCAGACCCCGGTAGGTAAAGGCAGAGAGTTCGACTTGCACTGGGCCAACCCAATCCTAGGAGGGTGGCAGTTGTCGGCCATCCAACACTATTCCTCTGGAAGTTCGGTCCAGGTCTCAGAGGGTAATCTGTTGATTCCTGATGGGATCGCTGGCGGGATTCGGCCGGATGTGACGGGCCAGAAATTGACCCTTGGGGGCGCCGCAAGCAACGTCGACGTGAACAACCCGACGCCGTACATCAATCCGGCGGCATTCTCCCTTGTTCCGCAAACGGGAAATGGAGTGCCTTTGCGCGTGGGTTCAGCTCCCAGATTCCTTACGAACCTACGAGGCCCGGCTAGCCCGGGCGAAACCTTCCGCTTGGAAAAGAAGTTTCCATTCACCAAACGGGAGGGGACGTTCTTCGGCCTTGGCATGACCATGACCAATCCCTTCAACCGCCATAACGCCTACATCTCTTCCACCGATGTCACTTCCTCACAGTTTGGCGGGTTG
Coding sequences within:
- a CDS encoding S9 family peptidase → MGKKRISVATFLMLLSTAMLCAGPVSAQNPIKATGFQPSDLSRFQSVGTVAFSPDGRRLAYSITYNDRPGRPSSQIWVMDISTRQTHRLGGEREPTSSPVWSPNGRWIAYYGMQDAHRELKIAAADGGGSLGLAEVVNTNAPLPHQGHSITWSPDSKRIAFISATPGPEVAAATGDPMVFTRYLWRPTAEEGINPYNDNRRLHIFVVDVDTKKVQQLTSGDNYEHSIDWSPNGGEILFLSDHEANSDEFFHYNLFELHVADGSIRPLISSEATEYVPVWSPDGKSIAYLGTQRGLTDRETTMEDAHVWVMNADGANRREIGAAIDNRQGDPVWAADGSALYFTVQERGSVHLYSLPVSGGAPRRIEDLPGGVGSFSIAKDGRIACSYTGLGDMAELYLIEGGQTNQLTHLNDDVLRGKTIATVVPFTFWSNDNKFQIEAFLTEPLGLAPGGKHPLIVDIHGGPHGQNGPGFDFLAQVYAGLGWATLQVNYRGSTGYGQKFADAVFGDQDGNEGWDVLYAVSAAVHRYPWIDRDRMGIEGVSYGGQLTYWLTTQTNEFKAAIPFAGITNLISYNYLTYYNQYEEMEFGKFFTQDDMMDKAWKRSALRYVAQDHTPTLIMHGANDPDVPIPDAEQFYIALKDVGVETKMVIYPREGHGVRETGHQIDRLERSIAWYKAHFPPPGAKVFTNVQP
- a CDS encoding beta-galactosidase trimerization domain-containing protein, producing the protein MKMSRSVIRSARIAASVFLTACCIWVTARSVSSAADAQPKSEKRIDAPFTMDVKTPHVAWAQPWAGNPVHALVVPSVSEGRTLAELAERFPITYDTVMIDTAWDVNTWTVGTGKNYEARNYKLTYQYLSEDLASSAHYDVIVLPSLFGWNRLPQEARDAILKRVQEGAGLVLIHPTTGVPAPGEPPVEQAMNIHAPEVAVAPGGKLWEVSPLIDCLSDQLDSSGHLHVLPNAVNGGAWKAVAESFITDNVPFDSFPAEYLKHYKYRLGPEAKLLVEGPEGEPIVATKMFGKGRVVALGYVNHGLSPDIDWNFLGKQDDHWWEYFYSLLGRSIMWAGGEDPQVRLLPLRVESRAAGAKTLTVALENRAPIRRGELSVKLVNQWGAEQGSVTKPVRLKRGSNRIVLDLPGAASAGRNDVDVILSSDGKRYAWGSVSFAVRQPVRIVSIITDKKFYGLGDRMQVTVRIDRSGAATTGGAPVPRKENLSGPAKVRVDLLDNRQRLVGTVTEAAPAAREGVIHAALPVGNYTTNIGWVRAALLGGDAAGENIIDQSQTRVEFVSLDRKFGAYELILPWYGPPSYEPWEPTLEEQFRKIGVTVVGRPQNNFKLIAEVNSPGFGVYWYRRKPYLEQKAQYLKTHDTKYLIREPDLSSPEWLDKLRAAIVDSMKEDEPYAPLAYYLADESSLTSYGDPLDFSWSKPTLAALRVWLRGQYSSLEALNTEWETDYKAWDDVMPLTTREAQAKGNYAGWMDHRTFMEQAFARALEVAAETVKAQDPGGLPSISGTQAPGPSNAVNWYLLDHVVGYLQPYSEDDQDDLHRSIHAGQILTGFTGYERFGAELRHELWHRLLAGQTGASLFWHYTALNADLTLTQQGRDLAALTNEFRNEGLALLLRGAERENCGIAVHYSLLSVRGHWITDGHIAPDEVSDGDKTSANLKRFHQDRTNWLEALRDAGYSYDFVTTEQIDKGSLASYKVLVLPDSIALSKAEVTAIREFVRRGGLLIADAQTGLMDGHARWATGGLLDDVLGVEHTNARAEAKDAGPLTLHASWDGQGMPAMVTPAEAELKVTSGKAGFSEGGTPFLIENSFGAGRAVTLNFWMSNYHKLRDAGKNGPMLKLLEHYLREDGAQPVADISNANGQRIGCSEIVGYRKGEVRYLAVLPGVGCRDAGPVTLRLPSQRYVYNLREHRLLGKVSDVQETLTEGEPLFLALSLEPLGSLRVTALGAGAGGSLRVKEGGAAAFRIQLSMPGGQSDFPEAVHVDVRNPDGKVLSYYGRNLSLEDGEARFSVALALDDRPGEWQVTVRGPYAHQTSSASFQVVN
- a CDS encoding TonB-dependent receptor; this encodes MRSLLKVLCLVLVLAFGAMQQKAWAQGAVGTLNGTVMDPSGAVVPGATVIATNTATGVASKTTTTSAGAYTLPYLPYGTYSIRASAPGFQTAENSNIILRVAQVLTVNMRLSVGQVTQQVEVSSTPELLETGSAEIGRYITAQEYKAWPIMVDDGQRQIQEFIFDSLPGTQGSTFAGTINGGQAYSHEILIDGIPVGRSDLSGGNNNEFSPSAEAIGEFKLQEGAMSAQYNGGQTAVANFTIKSGTNALHGSAFYYNQNEALGALDLQTKTAGGKKSKNRLNNYGYSLGGPVVIPKIYNGHDKTFFFTNFEHDSVNSLGARGFGTLAATEYRAGDFSGLLDPNWTGQSKPCATSGQQVCTIDPVTGAKTYAFDALGRPIIFGQIYDPRTTRTVNGQAVRDPFPGNIIDPSAFDPAAANIVNKVGIVNPQYDKMINNITRIGGSPFFDEHIIGIKIDHTINEKNRLSGYWNRSYRNRQNNGGTPFLPFPGPLTQSWQQQTTPGYMGRFSWTTTITPSLLNRAALGYNGFTNNNGALPSTVNNGCAATEGLQNLPDTMCPVFRFSGAEYQGGTIARMGVGFVDFSENGSEVLADDATWIKGAHTFKFGYQYSRYFYNDNSLSDAGSFTFTPRATDAPGFDASTGHAFASFLLGGANNASHGISGISSAFRQPYHELYFSDDWRATPRLSLNFGLRWGIIPSFFERTGRMSEVDLTAPNPGADNRKGALVFESRVNDTYYGLIGPRFGLAYQLSNKIVIRTGYAITNTPPIANGWGYSGFLNGFNGTNNVVGGTSPTGFVDDPAIYLGNPYPSFTGTLPNTDPTQLNYQSNVITTAKDANRPTYVQNWEFTVQYLLPKETVLEVAYVGNKGTRDWGGQSFESYTGLGWSEYDGLPSSLLSMGDILTEQVGAHPQFLPYASFPTNLTVAQAMRPYPQYFGVDENFPYNTNSNYHSLQITATKHLTKGLGFLAAYTWSKAIGYVDANGPGAYYATMQDYKNRSLERSVTAFNIPSDFKLTWVYQTPVGKGREFDLHWANPILGGWQLSAIQHYSSGSSVQVSEGNLLIPDGIAGGIRPDVTGQKLTLGGAASNVDVNNPTPYINPAAFSLVPQTGNGVPLRVGSAPRFLTNLRGPASPGETFRLEKKFPFTKREGTFFGLGMTMTNPFNRHNAYISSTDVTSSQFGGLLAGGGGRTVQLDGRIEF